Proteins encoded within one genomic window of Thermococcus celer Vu 13 = JCM 8558:
- a CDS encoding AI-2E family transporter — MELEAGIWIAVSLVVLYLVWETVSPILSPIILAVTLAYILYPLHERLAERTGNRGAALIMTAVLTILTFLFIIGFALWINDVKSSLAYYTSAFFRWLLTLNLPPSIYELFQKLAEDIPKRFEEYVLGYTYSLPKLALQAIVMVFAFYGMLVNARSIKREVYSLLPPENKELAMKLLEKAGQTLHNLLRSWLVISILKGILTSLGFILFGLAGPGGAIAAGIFTIVFELLPVLGGWVVWLAGVIYLFNGGNVLEAILFSLYGIAFISPLPDVLLRPRLGTREKGVNALVSLIGIFGGYLAFGFVGVIIGPVALSLLATLVEEWKEIKAKSAR; from the coding sequence ATGGAGCTTGAAGCCGGGATCTGGATAGCGGTTTCGCTGGTAGTCCTCTACCTCGTGTGGGAGACGGTCAGCCCAATCCTCTCCCCCATCATCTTAGCCGTGACGCTCGCCTACATCCTCTACCCCCTCCACGAGCGGCTGGCCGAGAGAACGGGCAACAGGGGAGCGGCACTTATCATGACGGCCGTCCTCACGATTCTGACGTTCCTCTTCATAATAGGCTTCGCCCTCTGGATAAACGACGTCAAGAGCTCCTTAGCCTACTACACCAGCGCCTTCTTCCGGTGGCTCCTCACCCTGAACCTTCCCCCCTCGATCTACGAGCTCTTCCAGAAGCTCGCCGAGGACATCCCGAAGCGCTTTGAGGAGTACGTGCTCGGCTACACCTACTCCCTGCCGAAGCTCGCCCTCCAGGCTATAGTCATGGTCTTCGCCTTCTACGGTATGCTCGTCAACGCCCGGTCCATAAAACGTGAGGTGTACTCACTCCTTCCGCCCGAGAATAAAGAGCTCGCGATGAAGCTCCTGGAAAAGGCCGGGCAGACCCTCCACAACCTCCTCCGTAGCTGGCTGGTCATCAGTATCCTCAAGGGCATCCTCACTTCCCTCGGCTTCATACTCTTCGGCCTCGCGGGTCCGGGAGGTGCCATAGCGGCGGGTATATTCACGATCGTCTTTGAGCTCCTGCCCGTCCTGGGTGGATGGGTGGTCTGGCTCGCAGGGGTAATCTACCTCTTCAACGGCGGCAACGTCCTCGAGGCCATCCTTTTCTCCCTCTACGGAATAGCCTTCATCTCGCCTCTCCCCGATGTACTCCTAAGGCCCAGGCTCGGAACGAGGGAAAAAGGGGTCAACGCCCTCGTGTCTCTAATCGGAATCTTCGGCGGCTATTTAGCGTTTGGGTTCGTGGGGGTAATAATCGGCCCCGTGGCCCTCTCGCTCCTGGCGACCCTCGTCGAGGAGTGGAAGGAGATCAAGGCGAAAAGCGCCCGATAA
- a CDS encoding PH1570 family protein — MLCEEKLEVFENGFEDGRFKLRIEFYGKDARRLLLAIIRELYLPDYGEGYVYPFECAREFWGIYMDAAEIKAGEFTPSPVKFLNRSIVNRLKKALEEINAPREVKESIDIEKAEVHRLKGGLLAIGRDFVLDEGRKVLVTFNKPSARELVLKYLGMLDGA; from the coding sequence ATGCTCTGCGAGGAGAAGCTCGAGGTGTTCGAAAACGGGTTCGAGGACGGGAGGTTCAAGCTTAGGATCGAGTTCTACGGAAAGGACGCGAGAAGGCTTCTCCTTGCCATCATCAGGGAGCTTTACCTTCCGGACTACGGGGAGGGCTACGTCTACCCCTTCGAGTGCGCCAGGGAGTTCTGGGGGATCTACATGGACGCGGCGGAGATAAAGGCCGGGGAGTTCACGCCCAGCCCCGTGAAGTTCCTCAACCGGAGCATCGTCAACAGGCTAAAGAAGGCTCTGGAGGAGATAAACGCTCCCCGGGAAGTCAAGGAGAGTATAGACATTGAAAAAGCCGAGGTTCACAGGCTTAAGGGGGGTTTGCTGGCCATCGGAAGGGACTTCGTCCTCGACGAGGGGAGGAAGGTCCTCGTGACCTTCAACAAGCCGAGTGCCCGGGAGCTTGTACTCAAATACCTGGGGATGCTGGATGGAGCTTGA
- the sppA gene encoding signal peptide peptidase SppA, whose translation MRENIWKYVAAVLTLLLAASSVAVVLLYMQNSELRNYTPPYTNVTGNVTSTVMVGGPSNASCNSTAYLLQINELQKQIDFLKAQLRNQNQPGGNATIAVVPIFGLIDEYTALNVVPVLRNIARNDSIAGVVLWVESPGGYVGPVREIYSTVRKLDLVKPVVAYTGGMAASGGYYIAVGAERIIADPLAEVGSIGVIYVHYDLQGNYEMQGIKVEVFKTGPYKDMGAEWRGLTDEEKAMISETVNTYFQAFLQAVSSGRGMSLNETKRYATGRTWFAMNVTGSLVDGTGDLDHAVDVLEGILNVTNARVVIYNGPTPSHFGIFGSTALLLDPRYVNAYLRG comes from the coding sequence ATGAGAGAGAACATCTGGAAGTACGTCGCCGCGGTTCTCACGCTCCTCCTCGCGGCGTCGAGCGTGGCAGTCGTTCTTCTCTACATGCAGAACTCCGAGCTGAGGAATTACACTCCCCCGTACACAAACGTAACGGGCAACGTAACGAGCACGGTGATGGTTGGGGGTCCATCCAACGCGAGCTGTAACTCCACGGCCTATCTACTCCAGATAAACGAACTTCAAAAGCAGATCGATTTTCTGAAGGCCCAGCTCAGAAACCAGAATCAACCCGGAGGCAACGCCACGATAGCCGTGGTTCCAATCTTTGGCCTCATAGACGAGTACACCGCCCTCAACGTCGTCCCCGTGCTCAGGAATATTGCCAGAAACGATTCCATCGCGGGAGTCGTCCTCTGGGTGGAGAGCCCCGGTGGCTACGTGGGTCCGGTGAGAGAGATATACTCCACGGTTAGAAAGCTCGACCTCGTCAAGCCTGTCGTCGCATACACGGGTGGGATGGCGGCCTCGGGCGGTTACTACATAGCCGTCGGCGCCGAGAGGATAATAGCCGACCCCCTGGCCGAGGTCGGGAGCATCGGCGTCATCTACGTCCACTACGACCTCCAGGGAAACTACGAGATGCAGGGGATAAAGGTCGAGGTCTTCAAGACGGGGCCCTACAAGGACATGGGGGCGGAATGGCGCGGCCTGACCGACGAGGAGAAGGCCATGATAAGCGAGACGGTCAACACGTACTTCCAGGCTTTCCTCCAGGCGGTTAGCAGCGGCAGGGGCATGAGCCTCAACGAGACGAAGAGATACGCCACAGGAAGGACGTGGTTTGCAATGAACGTCACGGGAAGCCTGGTCGACGGGACGGGCGATCTGGACCACGCCGTTGATGTCCTCGAGGGGATCCTCAACGTCACGAACGCGAGGGTGGTAATCTACAACGGCCCCACACCATCCCACTTCGGGATATTCGGGAGCACCGCCCTGCTCCTTGACCCGAGGTACGTCAACGCGTATTTAAGGGGGTGA
- a CDS encoding sugar phosphate isomerase/epimerase family protein produces MQIGVTIYPHLVTKDKTLASVLADVKVKNYDFVSIFPHTLGLIMNGVVRENKLRKVETTLRGVGIDYIVRMPTSVNLRDNIYYTRHFRVARAVADVAIKLGTKVIVMQSGRTGRLDLEIEAIQQLADMVAPFGIKIALENTFSVKDTLYVVDNVDRENVGFALDVAHAFLSAQGDGDKLLEDVKLGTDKTIILMIHDNFGKLFPQVEPEDALAYGVGDLHLLPGEGAIPFGKVLRLFGDVPLLLKIKDPEKFAKVPTKHGLIELLTSL; encoded by the coding sequence ATGCAGATAGGAGTAACGATTTACCCGCACCTCGTCACAAAGGACAAGACCCTCGCCTCGGTGCTGGCGGACGTTAAAGTGAAGAACTACGACTTCGTGTCAATATTCCCCCACACGCTCGGTCTCATAATGAACGGCGTCGTAAGGGAGAACAAGCTCAGAAAGGTCGAGACCACGCTCCGGGGAGTTGGTATCGACTACATCGTCAGGATGCCCACCTCCGTGAACCTCCGCGACAACATCTACTACACGAGGCACTTCCGCGTCGCGAGGGCCGTGGCGGACGTGGCGATAAAGCTCGGGACCAAGGTCATAGTCATGCAGAGCGGGAGAACGGGGCGGCTCGACCTCGAGATAGAAGCAATTCAACAGCTCGCCGACATGGTCGCACCGTTCGGCATAAAGATAGCCCTCGAGAACACCTTCAGCGTCAAGGACACGCTCTACGTGGTCGACAACGTTGACAGGGAAAACGTCGGCTTCGCCCTCGACGTGGCCCACGCCTTCCTGAGCGCCCAGGGCGACGGGGACAAGCTCCTCGAGGACGTGAAACTGGGAACCGACAAGACGATAATACTCATGATACACGACAACTTCGGAAAGCTCTTCCCACAGGTTGAGCCCGAGGACGCGCTCGCCTACGGCGTCGGTGACCTCCACCTCCTGCCCGGAGAGGGCGCCATACCCTTCGGGAAGGTCCTCAGGCTCTTCGGCGACGTCCCGCTCCTCCTGAAGATAAAGGACCCCGAGAAGTTCGCGAAGGTTCCGACCAAGCATGGGCTGATAGAGTTACTGACGAGCCTGTGA